A portion of the Deltaproteobacteria bacterium genome contains these proteins:
- the nadC gene encoding carboxylating nicotinate-nucleotide diphosphorylase: protein MPARANWLWLVEAALAEDIGPGDATSLALLDPDSSGEARLEARAAIVVAGLEVAREVFAARGVRCELRVADGAAASRGEELARVSGPSIGILEAERTALNFVQRLSGIATLTRSYCAAVRGTRAEIVDTRKTTPGWRTLEKWAVRCGGGRNHRLALYDGILIKDNHIAAVGGAGPAVARARERGSRHLRIRCEVESLAQAREALDAGADSLLVDNQPPEVIARIVELCAGRARVEASGGVHLETVGAIARTGVDEISVGALTHSAPAADVALEWIAAS from the coding sequence GTGCCCGCGCGCGCGAACTGGCTCTGGCTCGTCGAAGCCGCGCTCGCCGAGGACATCGGTCCGGGCGACGCGACCTCGCTTGCGCTTCTCGATCCGGATTCGAGCGGAGAGGCTCGGCTCGAGGCGCGCGCCGCGATCGTCGTCGCGGGTCTCGAGGTCGCGCGCGAGGTCTTCGCGGCTCGCGGCGTTCGCTGCGAGCTGCGCGTCGCGGACGGCGCCGCCGCGTCGCGCGGCGAGGAGCTTGCGCGGGTGTCGGGGCCGTCGATCGGAATCCTCGAAGCCGAGCGCACGGCGCTGAACTTCGTGCAGCGGCTCTCCGGAATCGCGACGCTGACGCGCAGCTACTGCGCGGCGGTGCGCGGCACGCGCGCCGAGATCGTCGACACCCGAAAGACCACGCCTGGCTGGCGAACGCTCGAGAAGTGGGCGGTGCGCTGCGGCGGCGGACGCAATCACCGGCTCGCGCTCTACGACGGCATTCTGATCAAGGACAATCACATCGCCGCGGTGGGCGGAGCAGGCCCGGCCGTGGCGCGCGCGCGCGAGCGCGGCTCCCGCCACCTGCGCATCCGCTGCGAGGTCGAGTCGCTGGCGCAAGCGCGCGAGGCGCTCGACGCCGGCGCGGATTCGCTCCTGGTCGACAACCAGCCGCCGGAGGTGATCGCCAGGATCGTCGAGCTCTGCGCCGGGCGCGCTCGCGTCGAGGCGAGCGGCGGCGTGCACCTGGAAACCGTGGGCGCGATCGCACGCACCGGCGTGGACGAGATCTCGGTCGGCGCCCTCACCCACTCCGCGCCCGCGGCGGACGTCGCGCTGGAATGGATCGCAGCCTCGTAA
- a CDS encoding biotin--[acetyl-CoA-carboxylase] ligase produces MDRSLVSLAPRTRWLGRELEVHDVVDSTNLLAEKRAREGAADGLVVLADRQTAGRGRLGRSFFSPGGRSLYLSALLRRELPIEHMHRHVFAAAVAVAECAREALPSRCRIEVKWPNDVLVDGRKTSGINCPVQIEAGRVHFGVLGVGVNVNLEAGELPEELREIATSLRIAGGKSLDRVAFGEELLARLEREIDAVRAGDFAGVLERFRRSFTMAGKQVRVGGPGLAREVIGTVHGLDEDGALLVGPRGGPVERILAGDVTILRGER; encoded by the coding sequence ATGGATCGCAGCCTCGTAAGCCTTGCGCCGCGCACGCGCTGGCTCGGGCGCGAGCTCGAAGTCCACGACGTGGTGGACTCGACCAACCTGCTCGCCGAGAAGCGCGCCCGCGAGGGTGCGGCCGATGGGCTGGTCGTGCTCGCGGACCGCCAGACCGCGGGCCGCGGTCGGCTGGGGCGAAGCTTCTTCTCTCCGGGCGGGCGCAGCCTGTACCTGTCCGCGCTGCTCCGCCGGGAGCTCCCGATCGAGCACATGCACCGGCACGTCTTCGCGGCGGCGGTGGCGGTCGCGGAGTGCGCGCGCGAGGCGCTGCCTTCGCGCTGCCGGATCGAGGTCAAGTGGCCCAACGACGTTCTCGTCGACGGGCGCAAGACCAGCGGGATCAACTGCCCGGTGCAGATCGAGGCCGGCCGCGTGCACTTCGGCGTGCTCGGCGTGGGGGTGAACGTGAACCTCGAGGCCGGCGAGCTCCCGGAGGAGCTGCGCGAGATCGCGACCAGCCTGCGCATCGCGGGCGGCAAGTCCCTGGACCGCGTGGCGTTCGGCGAGGAGCTGCTCGCGCGGCTCGAGCGCGAGATCGACGCGGTCCGCGCCGGCGATTTCGCGGGGGTCTTGGAGCGCTTTCGCAGATCGTTCACAATGGCGGGCAAGCAGGTCCGCGTCGGCGGGCCCGGGCTCGCCCGCGAGGTGATCGGGACGGTGCACGGCTTGGACGAAGATGGCGCGCTTCTGGTCGGACCCCGGGGAGGCCCGGTGGAGCGGATCCTCGCCGGCGACGTGACGATTCTGCGCGGCGAGAGGTAG
- a CDS encoding type III pantothenate kinase — MLLTIDIGNTHVVLGLFDGESLVHHWRIGTHRQDTSDECAATLRSLFELAGVDRASVSDAIISCVVPPLQPIFERTCEKLLRRTPLIVGPGIRTGMPIRVDNPREVGADRIVNAVATVERLGTPAIAIDFGTATSFDCISSAGEFVGGAIFPGVFVALEALVNRASKLSSVEIVRPPQVIGRNTAHNLQSGMVFGYAGMVDTMVRRMRKELGEDARVIATGGLAGLIASEAETIERVEPFLTLEGLRLIYARNRDLGSGSRGD, encoded by the coding sequence GTGCTGCTCACCATCGACATCGGCAACACCCACGTCGTGCTCGGCCTCTTCGACGGCGAGTCGCTGGTGCACCACTGGCGCATCGGAACGCACCGCCAGGACACCTCCGACGAGTGCGCCGCGACGCTGCGATCGCTCTTCGAGCTCGCGGGAGTGGACCGCGCCTCGGTCTCCGACGCGATCATCTCCTGCGTCGTCCCTCCGCTCCAGCCGATCTTCGAGCGCACCTGCGAGAAGCTGCTGAGGCGCACGCCGCTGATCGTCGGCCCGGGCATCCGCACGGGAATGCCGATCCGGGTCGACAACCCGCGCGAGGTCGGCGCGGATCGGATCGTGAACGCAGTGGCGACCGTCGAGCGGCTCGGAACGCCCGCGATCGCGATCGACTTCGGCACCGCGACGAGCTTCGACTGCATCTCCAGCGCCGGCGAGTTCGTCGGCGGCGCGATCTTCCCGGGCGTCTTCGTCGCGCTCGAAGCGCTGGTGAACCGCGCCTCGAAGCTCTCCTCGGTCGAGATCGTGCGACCGCCGCAGGTGATCGGGCGGAACACCGCGCACAACCTGCAGTCCGGAATGGTCTTCGGCTACGCGGGAATGGTCGACACGATGGTGCGTCGCATGCGCAAAGAACTCGGCGAGGACGCCCGCGTCATCGCGACGGGCGGCCTCGCGGGATTGATCGCGAGCGAGGCCGAGACGATCGAACGCGTGGAGCCCTTCCTGACCTTGGAGGGGCTTCGGCTCATCTACGCACGAAACCGGGACCTCGGAAGCGGGAGTCGCGGTGACTGA